A genomic region of Thunnus albacares chromosome 2, fThuAlb1.1, whole genome shotgun sequence contains the following coding sequences:
- the tmem119a gene encoding transmembrane protein 119 — MKSHLVFHITCVTLLSLWCSVCHSTPLFNMSMDGSGDEAELGLLFPTSFSTRAPVLITTATGTPTLTNTITTTMIRLKDFVLSRVVDFLQEHLLIIIVVTSLLIVMVFIICCASAMSHKRKLEAYKPPANPPRKYMADKTGGRKNSSELQERPYAVDHVKRVQTQSMASPKNLRMPSKALVGEKGRDVRSSPRHEVRKVREAEEVEKPKHKEQSKHREEHQSSSPSTSSGQPVCTCHLKKAHH; from the coding sequence ATGAAGTCCCACTTGGTTTTTCACATCACCTGTGTGACCCTGCTGTCACTCTGGTGCAGTGTGTGTCACTCCACTCCTCTGTTCAACATGTCCATGGACGGCAGTGGTGATGAAGCGGAGCTGGGACTCCTTTTCCCAACTTCTTTCTCCACCAGAGCGCCTGTTCTCATCACTACTGCCACCGGCACTCCCACCCTCACcaacaccatcaccaccaccatgaTCCGCCTGAAGGACTTTGTCCTGAGCCGAGTGGTGGACTTCCTGCAGGAGCATCTTCTCATCATCATTGTCGTGACCTCCCTTCTCATCGTCATGGTCTTCATCATCTGCTGTGCCTCTGCCATGAGTCACAAGCGCAAGCTGGAGGCCTACAAGCCCCCTGCTAATCCACCCAGGAAGTATATGGCGGACAAAACCGGAGGACGCAAGAATTCAAGCGAGCTCCAGGAGAGGCCGTACGCTGTCGACCACGTCAAGAGAGTCCAGACTCAGAGCATGGCCTCCCCCAAGAACCTGCGCATGCCCTCCAAGGCTCTGgtgggagagaaggggagagatgTCAGGTCGTCACCTCGCCATGAGGTCAGGAAGGTcagggaggcagaggaggtggaAAAGCCCAAGCACAAAGAGCAGTCGAAGCACAGAGAAGAGCATCAGAGCTCCAGTCCCAGCACCAGCTCCGGTCAGCCCGTCTGCACCTGCCACCTTAAAAAGGCCCACCACTAG